A region of the Ranitomeya variabilis isolate aRanVar5 chromosome 5, aRanVar5.hap1, whole genome shotgun sequence genome:
ACTTTTTTTATGCAcattttcattgcgtttttgtgtccttttttattgcatttttgcttacttttttatgCACGTTTTTATATCCTTTTTGcatttttgtgtgctttttttattgcatttttgcatacttttttacacttttttgtgtACTTTTATATTACGTTTTTGTCTTTTTTGCATTTTcgtgtgcttttttttaattgCCTTTTTGTGTACTTTTTAAACAtgccttttaattatttttatattttttttattggttttaaaaaaaatcctgaacttttgtaaaaaaaaaaaagtttgatacaATTCTCTAAACCCTGTTTTTTTTCTGACATTGACGAAGATGTGagtcttttttgttttattttgcgtGGTACTTAATACCAATGTTGTTTGCTTCTTATGGCATTTTTGTTGTTGTGGAATATGCAGCAACTAAAAAGATGCCTTTTTTTTTCCCTTACGGCATTGTACTTTATATGTTAATTAATTTTAGATTTTTATCCAACTTGATGATACcaaatatattaattttttttcaatatttttttattttcaggttggGAAAATTGGGTGATTCcaactttttttaaattaaaattaaatattttttttttagatctttaaaaaaaaaaaaaatgttacagtggtattcccatctccaatatcctatcccagtatgtactaggtgtaataataatagtgaATACCTCCAgttataaatgtagtatagttcttctgattcgctgtcgcttaccccatgtgcagggcattgcagtagcttaggtatccatggttacgaccactaacaactgtcACTGAGTGGTCgtgaccatggatacctaagctactgcaatgccctgccctGTATCTATTATCAGGACAGCTGTTATTAgtagtaaccatggatatctaagctactcccATGCCCTGCAcaaggggtaagcaacatagctaatcagaagaactacactacatttctaattttaggtattttctaatattcttattattacacctactacatattgggataggatcttggagatgagaatattaGTGTATATATTATTTCCGACTAGCGCCGAGTGACATGACCAGCGACACTATACCACATACACACCATTAAACATAGTATTACACGCTTCGTCATAAACTTTGTGTTGATTGATGTGTTTCTATTTCCAGATGGACCTTGACGAATCCCAAAATCCACAAGGAATATTTGAATGTCAGCTCTGCAGGTTATCTGTCCCATATTCTTACTTTGGCCAGAAACCACCAAGTACACAATCCATCATGTAAGTAAATGCGATCAACATTTCGCCTCCAAATTAATTTACACAGCAAAGCAGGAATTATggaaatagttttaaaaaaaaaaatggaaaaaccggTTAAAaatacttttgctttttttttttttttctctataactttcattttatggtaaaaaaataaataaataaatgaccagATATCATGATTCTTCCATAGATACCaaacttatgttttttttattattttaatggcttaaaaaaaaattcttacatttataaaataaaaaataagttggCGTTTTCCAACatccgtatttttttttttcatttttccttaaaGGTAGATGTGTGAGGTGGAGCTTGTTCTTGCGTAGCGAGCTGTAGCTTTGAGTGCCGCTATTTATGGACacatgataatttaatcaccttttAGGCATTTTTGGCGGCAGATGCAGTGACTTTAGGGGCTGTCAGGTACTGACCTAGTGATGGAACCTCATCAATATTTAGCCGGTGTGGCCATGAGCGTTATCTCTTGCTACGGAAGACCTGACATTGATTGAAATGGTGTAATTCCGCTCTTCGCCTGTGGGAGTGCTGTAGGCAAACCACACAGATGATTGTTGGGGAGAAGAATACCCTATAATCAGTATATTCTTATGGAAATCTAACAAAAAGTGTTCCCAACCCCTCTAAGTGAACCGTAGGCCAAGACATTCCTATGTTAACTTTATTTATCTAATGTGTGCACCGATTTCCCATTTTGTTACAGCCTCCTGGAGGAATGCTATGTTACCAGGGATCCCTTCATGCCGgacaaagagaagttcctgattctgggctccccctgcagtctgtgtcagcgggtggtctgtgtcggcacggtaataCATTGtgctatttccagctttacagaagaacgataacaccatagaaattatAAGAACAGTAGGCCTCAGTTATCACCACTGTTTAGAA
Encoded here:
- the CDPF1 gene encoding cysteine-rich DPF motif domain-containing protein 1; this translates as MDLDESQNPQGIFECQLCRLSVPYSYFGQKPPSTQSIILLEECYVTRDPFMPDKEKFLILGSPCSLCQRVVCVGTDCSLFYSKRFCLPCVTKNKAAFPPEIQQDLDKRKTQTK